Below is a window of Nicotiana tabacum cultivar K326 chromosome 19, ASM71507v2, whole genome shotgun sequence DNA.
CAATAAAATCGTCGTTGGTAAACCACTTTGCTATTATTGCTAATAGTGTCAcgcctcttgatatgatatttgcaagtaatgcatgacatagaaatattatttcgattacGCCGGAGACATCTATAAAGAATAATCTCATTATaccagagtcgactctttataatatagttttGAAAGCTTGTTATTTATTATGATTTAGCTTTGAATGTGCTTCCTCACTCACTTGTAtaacattttgattcttaataatatacaaacatttttactttgtgttctaacactctttttatggaataaatttatgtatcctaggatattttttttaacttgaataagaattttactcatatgatgaatttaaaaaataactgAATTGGactctcttgctaaataattaattaaagatttaattatttgattttaacataaaaaataatttattctatgttgatttagatcttaatatttcttctcttattttaaatatttaatcttaattataattttatccactataaattttattttcaaaaagtaaaagattgatatgatatttcacttttagatttttatgtttgtagaatcattagtggtattgactcttacaaaccattttttttctctttatcatacatttatattcttaaatattttcttagttgctgtttaataattgggtatttttcaatattatatgaaaaattgataaaaaaatattatttgagtaggaaaatagttcaaatataatataaaaatatattatcgtgggggtattttttctcaatttcaactctttatgtagtccatttaatattacttttatttttttttttggtattggacattatggagtggtaatgcATTACCAATAcagaggattcttatgaaattaattttattaaatcttcctacatatttttaataagaatttaatagataaaattttattaattttaaaaattagcaaataaggtattgtagtccaaaaaataggttattgaagttatgtcctttccctatgagttcttccgcttaatattttagggctattttggtatattaatattgtatttatatttttataataaaataagcTCTCCTTTTTTCTAAatagatttggacaatataatacatttttaaattaaattagtaatagggcATTATAATATGTTTTagaattaaattagtaatataattttttaagaagtatatcctaaaagtaataggattacatgactaaagatatttacttgttcaatttaaTATGAATTAGACcgcccgaaagtaattatactaataggattcctaaaggtaattaTGTAGGAtacctaacgtgtagtattatgtcctaaaattaatacgattataaggctaatatctataATTCCGGTTATGTTCTTTTATTATGatttattatgcttaatattataaggttatttttgtaaaccgacattgtattcatgcttttataataatatagatataaatatagatatacaaAGAAGAGATAATGCGAGATATTTATAATTTAAAGtagtttaaaaataaattatttgtaaaaagaaaataactaaGGAGAGCGTAttgataaattttaaaaataaaagttccAAGGAATGAAATgaaagtttattttaatttttttttgataacATAGGAGGTAGGAGAAGGGAAAGCGGGGAAAAGGATTACAAGGCGGGGAATCGAATTCTCaccgaaataaaataaaattttaatttaagaGTATAGTTGTTATCTAAATATCAATTGGGGATGGAGGCAACGTGCATGAAGCTCCGACAGAAAAAGAAGATTACAAACAAATTATTCTATGACTAtataattttttccttttattttagaaaatttgTTATTAGGTTCATTGTATTAAAATGACAATTAAAATTTCGTTAAAAAAATGACTAATGTACCTTAACAAGACATTTCACAAGTTtgatgattaatactattttttaaGCTTTACTAGTACTGATTAAAAAGAATAACTCAGTTAATGTGAATCACGAGATAAGGGAGAGCTTGAGACATTAACAAAGattgattttaaaacattttcCAACGAGGGACCGACTTAACTCGTCACAGTTTTCCAAATTATATACTATGAATAGAATAAAGCAATTATTTGCCTACTTGCGTGAGGAATGTAACTTTACACAAATCTTCAAGGCAAAGGTCAAGGTACCTAATCATAATCAGTAGGTACAAGCACCCTTTAGCATGTCCTAATAATCGCAGATACTCGTTAGAGTTGGATTAGGATTATATTATTTTGCGTTaacaagaaaacaacaaaataacccaaattaaaatatttgaagggCAGAATCACACGAAATTATAGCCTAAACACGACTCTCCAAGTCATCCTTCATATCCCTTTCTTTTGACTGCTCTTTTTAATTCTCTAAACCCCAAATTTGATCCCAATTCGATTCTTAGACTTGGATGGAGTCAGATTATGCTAAATTGGAAACCCTAAGAATTTTCTGGCTCTGAAGTGTAAAAATGTTTCCGTGGAATTTCGCGAGGTCTGCGGAGACTTTGTTCTCGCGATGGGCGATCAAGAGGGTTTGTAAGTtccttttgaagaagaaattggggaaattcatactaggcGATATCGATCTCAATCAGCTTGATGTTCAGCTCAGTGCTGGTACTATTCAGCTCTCTGATCTAGCTCTCAATGTTGATTATCTCAATCAAAAGGTAcgcgctttttttttttttttttttttttttttttggttgcaaATTCCAGAGGATGTGAATTTGAATTTGACTAGAAGTGGTGCAATTTTaatgattttcttttattttgatctCTATTTATAGGATAAAGTTTAATTCTTTCTGTAGTTTTGTGAGTTATGTTCATTAAGTTGTAGGTTCATATAATCCTTTTAACTTTGGAGCTAGGTAGTTAGTTTATCTAGTTGCTATCGGGATTTTAATCTGGAAGGCTGGGAATTCTGGTGTGGTAATGCTTTTTAGAAGTGGAATTTATTTTCCTCATTGTTGGATGAGCTACTTTTGAACTTTAACTTCCATGGCCAACTATGCTAAATCCCGAGTTAGTTGTGATCAGCTATATGAATTCTCTAGGTCTATTTCACTCTATTCAAGTCCATTTTATTCCGAACTAAATAATTTGCTTTTAAGGCAAATCAAGTTAATCAATAGTTAAAGCTTCTCTAATCTACAGTTATTCTACAAGGATATACAAGTTTTTATcagggaaaaaaaaagagaaaggagaagaCTCCTCACTGACACCAAACTTAATGTAAGTGTAACAACAAGAAGTAGCCCTTAACCCAAACTAGTTGTTTTAGCCTATATGGATTCTTTTGGACATTTATCCACCAAAAAAAAAGTTggaagaaaaatgattttttttttttaataaataaattggCTAAACACACTCGTATATAAGAAGTATCAAAAAGTGGaaaaccttacaaaaatattatgtTTCTATGAACGACACAATCTTTATACAAATAGGAACCTCGTGGATGCATCGATAAAAAGAATAAGAGATAAGAGGCTATTCCTCAAGTGTACAGAATCCTCTATTCCATCAAAGAGCACACTCCTATTTCTCTCTCTCCATATGGTCCACATAAGTGTTAGAGGAGCAACATCCCATCCTCTACATCTTCTCTTCCGTCTTCTAAAGATCCCGCTAAACATTGCTTCTTTAACAATGCTTGGCATCACCCCTGGAgtccaaaccaaaataaaaagagGAGGAAAATTAACAGGGCAGACAAAATACTTTATTTCCGCTGTCTGTTTTTGCTTCAATGTTTATGTGGTGTCACTTAAcctttcaaaaaatatatatatttatgcgcTGCCACTAAAATTCTTCTAATGGTTACTCCTGCCCGGCGAGCCTTGTTGAAGTCTAGGTAATTGGATTCGAAATCATCCCTGGAACTCAATATCTTTGTCTTGCATTCTGGAAAGGCAGGGTAATAGTTTCGATCTCCACACTTTAGGTCCACATTTTCCTTTTAACTTTAGCTTTTTCCTCTTTCGAGGGTTATCACATTTTGGTTGGTGAATTATTTGAGAATAGAAGTGTGTTTTAATTGAAAAATTAAGTTATGGTATCCTTTAGGGTAGAAAGCCAGATTCTTTGGCTGCCAGAGAAGGTTTCAAGCTTTTTAGGTGTTTCTTACATGAAAGTTACTCGCTAGCCTCTTTCAGCAGAGCTAGCTGATTTTAAGGTACTTCATAGGAGATCATGACCTGCATATATGTTAGAGCTGATCAATTTGGAATTCCTGCTTTTCACCTGTTTTCTAGGGATTGTATTGCATGTTGGGCTTATTCTCCCTGAAACCTCTTTTTTGCGGGGGGTTtgggggtggtggtggtggtggtggataTTTAGTTAGAGAACCAACTACATGTATCACTCCCTTTATCTTACTAGTCAGGTACCAAAGCATCAATTATATTCAACCatggtatttttgaatttcctTTCTGCCTATCTACAACCCAttgcatcttcttcttcattatcCAAAGAGATGCTTGATTTTAGCTGATTATGACAGTGTTGCATCTTTCAGTTTGGTTCCACAGCAGCCGTGTATGTGCAAGAAGGGTCAATTGGCTCTCTGCTTGTGACAATGCCTTGGAAAGGGGATGGTTGTCGGATAGAAGTGGATGAACTTGAGCTTGTGCTTGCTCCTGACGCAAACTTTTCTCGAAGTACACTCGGAAATTGTCTTTCAACCAAAGCTTCGGTTAACCAAAATTTGGGAAACCGTAATGATGATAATGTAGACGAGGGTGGTGCTAAAACAACTGCTTTTGATGTTCATGAAGGAGTCAAGACCATTGCTAAGATGGTTAAGTGGTTGCTCACTAGCTTTCATGTAGAAGTTAGAAAATTGATCATAGCATTTGATCCTTGTTTAGGTGAGGAGAAAAGGACAGGGCTTTGCCAAACTTTAGTATTAAGAGTAACTGAAGTGGAATGTGGTACATGTATCTCGGAAGGGGCTTCTTTGGCTAGTGAAGCAGTGGATGATAACTTTCTGGGGTTGACTCAAAtgacaaattttatcaaatttagTGGAGCAGTTCTTGAATTCCTTCAAATTGATGAGATTGTTGATAAGAAACCGAATCCATGCGCTTCAGGAACAATTACAGGTGAGTGGTCAAGCTGTTCACCAAATGTCACAACCCCAATAATAACTGGGGAAAGAGGCGGACTTGCTGGGAACCTAAAATTGACTATACCTTGGAGAAATGGGTCCCTAGATATTTGCAAAGTGGAGGCAGATGCTTCTATTGATCCTCTGGTAATCAAACTTCAACCGAGTAGCATCAGATGCTTAATATATTTGTGGGGAATTTTAAAAGATATGGGGCAGAAGAAGGATACAGAGTTTTCCCCCTGTGATTCAGTAGGGACTTGTGATTCAACAAGGGCAGATACTTCTATGCTCAGTATGGACGAGGTGCTTCCAGCTTCTAAAGCATTTTCTGCTGAACGTCCATTCGACAGTGAACCAGTGAGGGAAGCCTTGCTGTCCGAGTCGTGTCTTATATCGGATTGGGTGAGTAGAAGCCGAAAAATCAACAATGAAGAGGAACCAGATTTTGGGGAAAGGTTGATACCCTTTTGCATTTTACTGATCATGCAGTAGCACCTTTAAATTATGATAATTCTAGAGGGAGTTCATGAGTGTTTATATGTGTTTTAATCTTTTACAAAGAAATGCAAACTCTTTGACATGCTGCtaagtttcattttttttgttgacaaattaatcattttattaatgcattatatAAAAACACCTGTATAAAAGAAGTGTAGCAAAAAGGTAGAAAACCTTAAAAAAATATGGTTATCAATGAACGACATTCAATCTTCAATACAACAGAATAAATTTTCAGTTAAGTTTTCAATCTTCAATACAACAGTATCTGTTAAGTTTCAGTTGCATTTGTAACAACACGTGTCTTGGGGGAAACAGAATAAATTTTCTGCCTTTTGTTGCTTCAACCCTTTGCAATGTCTTGTAGGAGTTGTATCTACCCTTATAATGTCGTTTTTTCTAGGTATTTGGCCTTGAATAGTTTAGTCTTTCAAAAATTTGAAGTCTTTCCAGCTTTACCACTATAGTAGttgttgaagacataattaagtaattaaaagTGTGATCTCTCTAGCGGATTgaacttttagatgagatggtcacacaATTCAATCAGAGGGCCTGGGGCACGTGCTTGGCCCAAGAAAAAGAGTCAGATCCATACGTAAGGAAGCATCTTGACGACATAGTTCAGTAATAAAAGTGTGCTCTCTCCAATAGCTCAAGCTCTTAGATGTGATGGTCACACAATTCAATACTAGCTCTTTACAATGATCATTATGATTTTAAATTGCATGTGGAAGTTTTACGTATTGCTTTTGCGTCGACACTGAATTTTCAACTTCCTATACTGATAGCATGACATAAAATTGTTAATGGAAGCAGGATCTACTTGCGCTGATAAATCCTTATGTTCTTATGGTTGTATCTGCTTATGTTCTTATGGTTGTATCTTGCAGTGTGCACCAGTTTTTTgaatgttttgatgatctaagaAACTCGCAGTCAGCTTTAGGAAGCAGTGGGATGTGGAATTGGACTTGTTCTGTTTTTAGTGCAATAACAGCTGCCTCTAACCTTGCTTCTGGGTCATTGCTTATTCCTTCTGGTATGTTCTTTGGCCCCACATGCACAAACACACACCACATATATTATCCTAGTTTCTTCCTGGCAGAAAACGTGCTGATCTGCCTTGTGATTAGTTATTTCTGTTGCAAAAATGATTCATGTAAACCATTGGCAGTTAGAACAGAGTATTCTAGACATAGCAAAAGTAAGTGCACACAAGGCTAATCCATGCTTAGTGAAGAAAATATACAGACTTGAGTACAGGGAGGAGCTCAAAAGCAAattcttttttatcttttaagATGATTAAACTGAGCTGATACTCGATTTAGTTTGTATTTCCCATTTATTTTTAATCTTTTCTGTTTCCCTGATTGGGTGGATTATACAGCtcaatatatattatttaaaagtATGAAGATTGAGATTGTTCAGTCGCTTTAGTGGGGGACTTCAGTAATGACGTCTTAGCATTTTAGGTCAGCCCTTTTGTCAAAGAACTGATTTAATTTCTTTTGACATTCACTTGCAGATCAGCAGCATCTTGAAACCAATCTTAGGGCAAAAGTTGCTAAAGtatctcttcttttctcttttatcgATGAGGAAGAGAGACAATACTGCAGCGTGGATGCTGATAAAGGGAATGCTGGTTTTTGTGTTCATTATTTAAGTGCAAATTTTCAAGATTTGCTTCTACTGTTGCAGGTAATGTTCCATTTCTTTGTTGTTGGTTTTACTtcataatatttaaaattctTTGAATTTAGAACAACTCCTTTATTAACTTTAAAACCCATTAAGGCTTAATAGGTACGGCGTCAGGAAATGAATTTTGAAGCAACAGTTCAGCATATGCAACTTACTGATCACTTCTCAAGAAAGGATGATACAGTTGATTTCAAATTGCGTACCTATAATGACATTAAAGTAATTCAAGATGCAGTTCAAACTGCCCTTCCACCTCTTGATTGGTCCACCAAGAATATTGATCTGGATAATCAGAATGCATCTGCTGCTCCTAATCCATTAGGTATGAATTTTACAGATGGGTTCACTCATCCAAGGAACGAAATAAGTATGTTTGCTGACAACGTAGTGCAGGTAGAATTGCTTAAGACTTTTGGTGCTTGCCTCTGCCAAGCCACAAAAAGTTCTTCAGGAAACTCATTTGTTGGGCCAACATCTTTTTCATTGAAGTTGCCACCATTTATTTTCTGGGTAAACTTTGATTTGTTAAGTGAGACCTCAGAACTTTTCAAGAAAATTATGGATCGTATTGAAATGACTGGCACTCTGGCCCGTGAGCATAGGCATATGGATTCATCCAAAGGGATTGGAAGGACTAGGCCTTGCTCTGGCACTAGAAGAATTTCAGAACGGGAAAGTTTCAGGGGCACTGTATCTCTTCCAACTGCCAGGATTATATTGTCTTTCCCCTGTGGATATGATGATGGTTTTAAGAGCTATTACTCTTGGCAACAGTTTATTTCTCTTGATGTATCTTCACCATCAATTCCTGGGGAGAAAGCAAGTCATGCAACTAAAAAGAGTGCTGCTACTAGTTCTAAGAGTCGGAATTCTGTGGCTACATTGTGCTCTTTGTACTTGAATTTTGGAAAGCTTGATGTCAACTTAATTACTTCATTGTCCGGAGAGAATGCCGAAATTACCTCTAGAAGTGCTCCAAAGTATAGACTTTTAGCACAGAAAATAATGACCACATCAGATGGAAGGGGGCCTTCTGTTGTTACCTTTTCATGGCTGGACAGTGCCAGGACTGGTCCTTGGATAATGAAGAGAGCCAAGCAGCTTGCTTGTTCAGACAATGCACGGTGCTTAGAGAAGTTCAGAAGAAAAGGATATGAATTTTCCTCTGTAACCGCTGTTAAGGGTTCGGAGGACTTCAACGGTAATGTTCGACAAGAAATGATTATAAGCTCTGGGTTCTGCATTCATGCACATTTATCTCCTGTTACAATTGCTCTAAGCAAATCAGAATTTGTGAAGTTAAATGATCTTCTGAGTCAAGTGATTGATAGGTTATCGGGACTGGACCTTGTTCCTGTTGATACTGAAGAAGTGAGTTCTGGCTCTCAATCATCAGTTCTTGTTGAATGTGATTCTGTAACCATATCAATTAATGAGGAAGTCGTGGAGAAGAATAATAAGGGTTCGCTTCAGAATGGAATGACTGGTTCTTGGCATAGCTTTAGACTGGAACTTCTGAATTTTGGTCTATTATCTGTTTTAGATATTGGAGGAACAAATGGTGCTAGCTTCCTCTGGGTGACGCATGGTGAGGGAAACTTGTGGGGTTCAATTACAGGAGTTCCAGGTGAAGAGTTTCTCCTCATCTCCATCAGTGACTCTTCCAGCAGCCGTGGTGATGGAGAAGGTTTAAATGTATTATCTGCTAAGTTGTCGGGTTCAGATATTATCCACTTCCACGATCCACGGAGCAGTACCATGTCCATCACCATCAGATGTGGCACTATTGTTGCAGTTGGGGGCCGCTTGGATTGGTTTGACACAATTTTCTCCCTTTTCGCTGCACCCTTTCCTGAAACTAAACAAGAATGTGATAGTAATGTGCAGAAAGAGGATTGTGAAACTAGTGTCCCTTTTGAATCTTCTTTTATCCTTAGCTTGATAGACATTGCCTTAAGCTATGAGCCATACCTAAACAAATTGATGATCCAGGGATGCGCTGATTCTCAATCAAGTTCTCCCTATTGCGAGGAAGCAATAGATGAGCAGTATGTAGCATGCCTGTTGGCTGCATCTTCCTTGAGGCTTTCCAGTACAACTGTTGCTGATTCTGTTATCAGCAGTTACAAAATTACTGTACAGGATCTGGGTCTGCTTCTTTCTGCTATGCGTGCACCCAACTATGCTGGCAGTGTCTACAGTGTAGAGCATCTTCGCAAGATTGGGTATGTTAAAGTTGCTCAACAGGCAGATGTTGAAGCTCTTTTGAGAATCAGTTCTGACAACGGGGGTCTTTGGGAAATTGATTGTTCGGAATCACAGATTGTTCTGAACACTTGCCATGATACAGCTAGTGGATTGACACGTTTAGCTGCTCAATTGCAACAGCTGTTTGCACCCGACTTGGAAGAATCCGTGATTCACTTGCAGACAAGATGGAATAATGTTCAACAGGCACGTGAGGGCAAAGAATTCTGCACTTTTGACGTGGATTCTGTATCATCAACTTCTAATATGCAGGCTATGACTGGAGATGTAAGTAGTGAAGGTGGTAATATCAACTTGATGGATGAAATATGCGAAGACGCATTTCAACTGGACCACGGGGAGGATGGCCAAGCTGATTATCGTGAATCACCCATCGATCTGTCACCGAATAATAGCTTCATTGGCGAGACGTTTTACTACAGTAATGAAGACTTTCCAAGGTTCTTGAATAGTTCGCCTCTCACTGGCTCAGTTCCTGTAGTTGGACAAGAAACTAGTGAGACTTCATTATCACCTGAACAGCTACCTCAGTTAATTGAAGAATATTTCCTGTCTGACCTATGTCCTTTGTCTGAACTAACATTCACAGACCATTCGTCGAAGGATAATCTTAGATATACACCTAGTCCCATGAGGAGTGGTGATGATTTAAGGGGAAATACTGGATGGTATGGTGACAACTCTTTAAGAATTTTAGATAATCATGTTTCAGAAGTCAACAGAAAAGCTGGTTCACTGGAGTTGACCGAATCTGAGGCTTCTTGCATTCTCAGTGAACCTGATGAAAACAAAAATGTTAAGGGTCGCATAGTTCTTAATAACATGAATATCATCTGGAGATTGTATGCAGGATCTGACTGGCAAAATGTTCAGAATAATGCACAGCAATCAACAGGAACTTGTGGGCGGGATACAACTGTTTGTTTAGAACTGACACTCTCTGGAATGCGATTTCAGTATGACATCTTTCCTGATGGTGGAACTCGGGTATCTAGACAATCCATAACAGTTCATGATTTCTGTGTTAAAGACAACAGTAATGCTGCCCCTTGGAAACTGGTATAGAAAGTTTCTTCACGTATTTGGAATTGCAAATAGTTTACCATCAATTATGCTGGATTTAAAATTCTTTCTTCTGTTTGACGATCAAGGTGCTGGGGTACTATCAATCAAAAGGCTGTCTAAGGAAGTCTTCTTCCAAAGCATTTAAGCTGGATCTTGAAGCTGTAAGACCTGATCCTGCTATCCCTCTTGAGGAGTACCGGTATATTAACTATTTCCCTTTAACTTTTTCTCAATTTTGCACCGGTTTCTCTTTTCCGGGGAAACTTTGTCGTCTCCATAATTTGCTCGATTTATTTCAAGAGAGCATGTCTTTGTAATACCTTTTATATGCATGCATAGTTTCATTTGGATGCGCTCAGAAGTCAAGTGCCTGAATAGTTGGTTATAAAAATGGTAACTAGAAAGTAGTTCGAAATTATGTGCTTTAGAATTGGAAGGAGAAAAGACAAACAAAGTCTACGCCATAGAGAAACATAAGACTTCAGGCATGATGACATTTACTCGTTTATTTCCACCCAGCAGTTAGAAAAGAAGTTTATGACTAGTCTTTTACTATTACAAATCCGTTTGACTTGGTTCTTTTTTGTTTAGTATACTTGCGCAGAAGTTCACATATCTTTTCTGTCCTTCTATCAATCCCTTTATGTATCATTATATAGAGATGCTCATGACTTACTGTATTTGTCCATTTTGTGCTTAATCTGCTGTTTATCTGTCTGTTAAAGGGATACACAAATGCAGATTATTTGTCCTTAGAGGTGGAAAAATTGGTGACTATATGGTGAGTATAAATGGGTTTGGGTGGTGGAAGGCTACTAGACCTGTTGAGGGTTTGGTAAAGCTTTCAAACTATCTATAACCTGTTATGAAATCAAGACCATGGAACCAAGACTTAATTGCAAATAACAAAAATAGAACTCTTTGAGCTATATATATTTTTGTGGAACTCCTATGTGTTTGTAGGTTAATGGCCAGCGTAAAAATGATGATGATATATGTtagtacccccccccccccgcacgCAACGCACACACTACCCATTCGGCTTCTACCAAAGTTAGGAAAATAAAACACTAGAAAGAGTTGGTGCAATTATGAAATTTCCTTTGGTTAATctaaaaaaagagggaaaaaggaCTCTTAAAAGAGAGAATGACGAAGTCGAGCAAAATTAATATTACCACTCTTGTTAGGATAACCTGTATTACAAACGAATGTCAACATGACTTGATATTACAAAATGATTATGACAATAATTTTAAgaatttgttattgttgtatacCACGATTATAACATGTGAACAATTCTAAAATCCTTTCTTACTTATTTTTTTCGGCAACGTTTGTGTCCGAGTCAATCTAGCTCTTACTTCGACCATTTACCTATTATCTCCCATTATAGTAGGTACCAGCACCAACACCAGGTAACTCTTGCCACAAAGGCTTGGACGGGGAAAGAAATTACCTAGTGTTTCTTTGTCACTGTTGGTACTTTAACCTTGGTATACCATGGTTTTTATTCCACTTCATTGACTACTAGATCACACTCTTAAGTCTTAGGTCTTTTGTTACTtatcattttttaaataaaaatagcGTGCAATCCAGCTTGCGCGCACTAGGTTTTCGTCGTAAGCCTAATTGCTTATTTCCAATTACGTGAATCAACAATTCAAATTGCACTCAAAGGTAGGGCATTTTCCTCGAATATTCCACCGGATACTTGTGATTATCATCAAGCATGCATCCATGGCCCACACCCACCTTCTACCACCATTCATCAACTTCATATCCTAAGAAACACCGGAAATTTATTTGGGAAATAGTTCCATTTGAGAGAACATTTCCTATGGAAGTTTTTGTGAGGAAATTCATTTTATGTTTCCACGGAATATACTGTGTGTCATACCAAATGGGACCATAACCTCGTTTAGTCTTTTTTCCATGTTTGCATTTGAGCAGGAACATATTTAGTTCTCTAAAATAGTAAAATGCTAAAACAAATTAATTACTTAAATCAGAAATTTAAAGGAAAAACAATATTTATAACCTTCTTTTGGTGGGAAGGGGCAATTCACAATAAACTTTGGCCATTATATGTCCCCCATTTTCTATTAAACATTGAATTCACAAATGGAAAAAATCGATTGATTTTGTTAACACTATTAAACCATCAAAAGGATTGAGCTTATTTGGATAGGTTTTTGCTTCTTTTGGAATCTGTAAATAGTTACCAAGCACAACCTTT
It encodes the following:
- the LOC107801867 gene encoding autophagy-related protein 2-like (The RefSeq protein has 8 substitutions, 3 frameshifts compared to this genomic sequence), with translation MFPWNFARSAETLFSRWAIKRVCKFLLKKKLGKFILGDIDLNQLDVQLSAGTIQLSDLALNVDYLNQKFGSTAAVYVQEGSIGSLLVTMPWKGDGCRIEVDELELVLAPDANFSRSTLGNCLSTKASVNQNLGNRNDDNVDEGGAKTTAFDVHEGVKTIAKMVKWLLTSFHVEVRKLIIAFDPCLGEEKRTGLCQTLVLRVTEVECGTCISEGASLASEAVDDNFLGLTQMTNFIKFSGAVLEFLQIDEIVDKKPNPCASGTITGEWSSCSPNVTTPIITGERGGLAGNLKLTIPWRNGSLDICKVEADASIDPLVIKLQPSSIRCLIYLWGILKDMGQKKDTEFSPCDSVGTCDSTRADTSMLSMDEVLPASKAFSAERPFDSEPVREALLSESCLISDWVSRSRKINNEEEPDFGESVHQFFECFDDLRNSQSALGSSGMWNWTCSVFSAITAASNLASGSLLIPSDQQHLETNLRATVAKVSLLFSFIDEEERHCCSVDADKGNAGFCVHYLSANFQDLLLLLQVRRQEMNFEATVQHMQLTDHFSRKDDTVDFKLRTYNDIKVIQDAVQTALPPLDWSTKNIDLDNQNASAAPNPLGMNFTDGFTHPRNEISMFADNVVQVELLKTFGACLCQATKSSSGNSFVGPTSFSLKLPPFIFWVNFDLLSETSELFKKIMDRIEMTGTLAREHRHMDSSKGIGRTRPYSGTRRISERESFRGTVSLPTARIILSFPCGYDDGFKSYYSWQQFISLDVSSPSIPGEKASHATKKSAATSSKSRNSVATLCSLYLNFGKLDVNLITSLSGENAEITSRSAPKYRLLAQKIMTTSDGRGPSVVTFSWLDSARTGPWIMKRAKQLACSDNARCLEKFRRKGYEFSSVTAVKGSEDFNGNVRQEMIISSGFCIHAHLSPVTIALSKSEFVKLNDLLSQVIDRLSGLDLVPVDTEEVSSGSQSSVLVECDSVTISINEEVVEKNNKGSLQNGMTGSWHSFRLELLNFGLLSVLDIGGTNGASFLWVTRGEGNLWGSITGVPGEEFLLISISDSSSSRGDGEGLNVLSAKLSGSDIIHFHDPRSSTMSITIRCGTIVAVGGRLDWFDTIFSLFAAPFPETKQECDSNVQKEDCETSVPFESSFILSLIDIALSYEPYLNKLMIQGCADSQSSSPYCEEAIDEQYVACLLAASSLRLSSTTVADSVISSYKITVQDLGLLLSAMRAPNYAGSVYSVEHLRKIGYVKVAQQADVEALLRISSDNGGLWEIDCSESQIVLNTCHDTASGLTRLAAQLQQLFAPDLEESVIHLQTRWNNVQQAREGKEFCTFDVDSVSSTSNMQAMTGDVSSEGGNINLMDEICEDAFQLDHGEDGQADYRESPIDLSPNNSFIGETFYYSNEDFPRFLNSSPLTGSVPVVGQETSETSLSPEQLPQLIEEYFLSDLCPLSELTFTDHSSKDNLRYTPSPMRSGDDLRGNTGWYGDNSLRILDNHVSEVNRKAGSLELTESEASCILSEPDENKNVKGRIVLNNMNIIWRLYAGSDWQNVQNNAQQSTGTCGRDTTVCLELTLSGMRFQYDIFPDGGTRVSRQSITVHDFCVKDNSNAAPWKLVLGYYQSKGCLRKSSSKAFKLDLEAVRPDPAIPLEEYRLRIALLPMRLHLHQNQLDFLISFFGGTKSAVTPSESTSQSLSKSDIVAKRTKVGGDAVIEEALLPYFQKFDIWPVHLRVDYSPCHVDLAALRGGKYVELVNLVPWKGVDLHLKHVQALGVYGWSGVCEIIIGEWLEDISQNQIHKLLKGLPPIRSLVAVGSSAAKLVSLPVKSYKKDQKLLKGMQRGTIAFLRSISLEAIGLGVHLAAGAHEILLQAEYILTSVPPSVPWPVQSGGNTGVRFNQPRDARQGIQQAYESMSDGFSKSASALIRAPMKRYQRGAGMGSALATAVQAAPAAAIAPASATARAVHCALLGVRNRSAPPPPLVSIYVLGQLPFIF